The Oryzias melastigma strain HK-1 linkage group LG20, ASM292280v2, whole genome shotgun sequence genome includes the window TCACACATACatacgtgtgaataacatcagccatttttttctcttttttaaatttttttttctggttccgggtcacgagtaAACGTGTCTTCTccatattttttctgaattttggtAACAGATCTGCATATGGAATGACAAAGActgaaatagtgttatatctactcaaatagtcatgtgatttattgttacttgaggaTTCATGATAACCTGAATTTATGTTGGcaagatataaatatctgatcttaagttacgAACCGGATAATGAAAATACATGTAAAGGGTAAGGTCGAGCCgagggattatataaatttgcttcctcccactccctttagAGCAATCTCTTAATGTCTAGTTATCTTGTGgttgacatgtctttatggatgcAAACTTCTgttgattgattgtattgcacattaatttacttttcttctttttatttcttgaaataaaccatttctaatctaatctaatctaatctaagcAGATCAAAATACACCTCaagttttttgggggtaaaagctaaaaataacttctggttaattttgttttaaaaaattcaaaccaTTTCAACcaaaacttataaaataaataaatgaatgaataaatacatacatacatttactgttagatttttttatcacCAAATTTGGCCACCagcaatgttgtttttcttcaaacatcCGCTACAACATATTTTAGCTAATGAAACTAGACAAAACTGTTATAGAATTTACTAGAAATTAGCCGAGATGGTTACAATTCGtataaattttctttttaaatgttatattataATATGTTGTCCCtttcttacataaaaaaaaccttacatGTAAGTTGAAAACTACCTAAGAAGTAGTGAGAAATTTCCCTCTTTCcattaaagcttttttcaaagACTAATGGATTCAACCTCTCCACCAatattaaacaaactttttcagagttagaatcttttatttatgaatgcTCAATTTAGAAgtaagtttattaaaaatgtaaaaaagcataTTAAATTAGTGGGGACGAATCAATACGTGTTTCTAAAGCtaacaaaatgagaaaatacatttgtaacaaaaaaaaaaagatcacacagaaattaccaaaaatattgaaaaaaagtgcAATGCCAATCTACTTTGACACAAATAGCTTCTGGGAAAACCTTAGAAATAATCAATAGTGTGGCAAATGTGAAGTGTTtatgtttatgcttttatttttcaagtatatatttaagaaatgtaaacaaaaacgcATTTCCCCTGAGGATAATATATTTAGATATAAAAACTTATTATgccggtgtttgacattttcaattCCTTTGAGGTTTCCGTAGTTTTGGGCGATACCATTTTCGCActtggtttttcttttaacgttgctacctttagttatttttaagccTATTTCTAGCTCTTAAACAATAATATTAGATAATATTTACAGATATTACGGTTACCCAGAATGTATGCAAAGCATTTGCGGTTGTCCATCACATTCACCCACCTTAGTCAAGTGGTATATTCCTAGTGGTTGGGAAGACCTGTGAGTCAAATCAAGCCTGTGACAGCGGAGAAACCGGAGTTTTTTAAACAAGTAATTACTGAATTGAGGTTGGTAGAATTCTAAAGTCTTTGCTTATAATAAGTAACTGGATTTGTTGAACACCAGTGCCATGCTTTGCTGAGCTGTCAAGGTTAATGTAGAGAAACTTCTTGTATGACAATTTGCTAACTATAGCTGAGCCATCGTTAGCCGCCAGCTAGCTGGCTAATTGCTAGCCTTTGCCTTAAAATTGCCTTCACTTTAACAGGAAGAAGTAACATGCTAACGCGCAGTCagctagcattttagctcaaCATCCTATTTTTGGATTGGCATTCCGCTAGCTAGTACCCTTTTCTTAGCTAGGCTCAACAAACATGTCAGAGGGATGCTAATCTAGAGGAGACAGCGTTTCGTTTCGTAATTGTATTTCCAGTAAAATATTGACGTGGTTTTTCAAGGCAAAACTACTTCGGTGTTGAAATGTTATGCTGCGTTATAGCATTTGAAATGAATGACGACAAGCAACACAGGGCCTACTTTCTCTCACTTGacgtaataaataaaactgctagcatgaaTTTTGGAAGTTAACATACATTTATGAAGGGTATCGCTTTTGCTCGAATGTTTTCTCTTTACTTTTCCTTTAAAGATAGCGGTTAGCCTCTTGAGTTTAACAGAATGATTATCAGAGTTGCTATGGAGTGATGTTTCCatggaataaattaaaatcctaaataatGACTTGAATGTATTCTTGTTGCTGTGTTTTACTTTGTATGGATGATCCaataatgtttttagttttatttccaAGGTTCTGTTATGACATCCTTTCTCAGATTTGTTATGTCATTGGATTCTATTCTTCctcctttttaaattttttactatcagtttcattttttgacaCACAGCCTTTATTTTGATGGCTGTGTTGTCAAAGCAAAcgatatttttttactttcaaagacCCCTActgataaaagttgtttttggtgtctttaacgtgttcttgaaacatttttaaggtgaTACAGtgcaaataaatgttaaaaataggcttaaaatagcatttttgattatttctttatttatttttttgtaattcaggagtaaataaaaatgtctttgtgaTATAGAAACTAAAGTGGACAGATTACAAGCTGTCTGCTCTGTTCCATTGTGATGCgtcaacttgcagacaaatagatccatgtacgtcttcgtattcctcgtctgagctggaatctggctttaaaactgtacagcttcAAAATTGCTAGCCATTTTTGTCGTGCTGCTAATGTTATTCTGGGGGTGTGAGGGTCAAAGGCCATTAATactacaatagatcaaaagatgatcagagtgggactgtGAGATCTCTCAATAAatcctgtgtttttcttttctacttcTCAGTCAGGCTGAAGGAGAAACTACAATGTCCTTAAAGCCGCGGGTGGTGGACTTTGACGAGACATGGAACAAGTTACTGACGACAATCAAGGCTGTTGTGATGCTGGACTATGTGGAAAGAGCCACGTGGAATGACAGATTCTCgtatcttttttaaagaaatttttattttttaaaagactctTAGCAGTTCATAGCAGTGGTCGCCAACTGGCCGGTCCGTAGCACAGTTAGGACCGTaccacagagagaaaaaaaacacaacttacattttttctgatttatttaaaatctgatgATTAAggaagtttaattttgaaaaactgttgGATTCTCTCCTCCACATCCAACTTATTCTTTGTGTTTCCAAAATACATCTGCTATTTTCCTAAAGCGGCTTCGTCGATCACTAAATTGAAACCCCCAAGATAGTAAAGTTAACAAGAAGcaaacgtatttggaaagtttctttttgcagTAAGGAGTCAGTGAGAAAACGGAAGAAAAACTTGACTTTAAAATCAGAGAAATCTGCATAAAAAACAGGAGTCTTTActcaaatatgaatttattgCAACAGTTGCTCCCACAGACCATAACAATAATTTCTAATATTTGACAACCaaagatgctgctaataaagctGATTTAAGTTTATCCGTATATATTTAGAAAGTACCAGTTTCAATTACgttttcttttagctttcaCTTTGACAGTTGTGGAAACTGAAAGTTTGAACCAGCTAtcgatattttacagaggatgaaaaTAAACCTTACCCTTTAAAATTCATGGTAACTGGaagctaaaaaggaaaaaaaaatcagatcccCATTTGAACTTCTTTTACTATCTGACATTAAAGTGGTCCATGGCCCAGTTGGAGGTTGGAGACCACTACTTCATAGCATAAATGTGTTACTCATTTTTAAGTTGAGGTGAATGTGTCTGAAAAACTATTAGTTTTCTTTCTTGGTTTGTGATCCTGAACTCAGACACCAGCGACATTTATGCCTTATGTGTTGCATACCCAGAACCTCTGGGGGAAAGATTATACACAGAGACCaaaatttttcttgaaaatcaTGTCCGGCAGTTATACAAGGTACGTTTTTGAAGCTCTTATAcacaatttttagtttttttcctgcatACCATTGCTTTCTAGTAATAATAACTGAATGTGCTTTTAGAAAGTTCTGGAGTCTGAGGAGAAAGTTTTAGTGATGTACCACAGATACTGGGAGGAGTACAGCAAAGGAGCTGATTACATGGACTGCTTGTACAGGTAACTGTGTATCTTTTGACATCTACCATCATGCAACAGGGCTGGAGGTCGCTCCAAAACCAGACATTCAGGTCAAAAAAAGGTGGAATTTTTTCTTACATTATAAATAAACTAacgctgttttttatttttattaatttttttgctaaatattcgTTTGGCAGGAATCCCTAAGGCGCTTTGACTCATTTTTACAAAAGAGGATGTGAGGACACATAAGTGTTTGGATGTTGCTGCCTACATCCTCTTCAGTTACAAGTTTGGtgtgttttctgtcaaaaagGATAATTGACAAGCCCAAATAGCAAATGCACAAATGTATTTTGCtccaaaatgtgtgaaaatctAAACTTATGTTCCAAACATGAACTCCAGCTGCTGAAATATGGATGGATTCTACAGTTGCTGTAAATTTGCACCAAACTAGTTGAAAAGGGAAATCTAAATACTTATATCACAGCTGTTGCACTGATTTGgggtttaaatgtattttttaagtatgtgactgagaatttattttcttgcacagctcaaaattagctttttaaatGTGTCGATTTTGTAAAAGTACAGAAACATTGtctttatgacttttttgtgcAGGTATCTCAACACACAGTTTATCAAGAAGAACAAACTGACAGAAGCAGACCTGCAGTATGGCTACGGGGGCGTGGACATGAACGAGCCACTCATGGAGATCGGAGAGGTAGTCATTCGttcttgttttgattaaaaaaattccaactTTTTACTCAAATCTTTATTGAAAATTTATTGATAAATGTTTCTAAAGAGAGTTCAGTCGCAGCATTGTTCATTTgcttattttacaaaaaagaatgttataaaaaccttcataaatACTAACAaagttgtgacttttgtcttaAATACATCTCAAATTATTCTTAATTTCGCACAGGGACActcttaagctacgttcacagcAAACACGTGAAACGCACATTCTTGGGCGTATTTAGCTCATGATGTTCACGCTGTACTTTTGCTACCCGATTCTAAAATTAGCATATTCTTCAACATTTTGGCCGCTTGTCTTTATGTTTCAGAGTTCAAACATCTGAACATCTGAGCTCTGCATTGCAtaaaccaatcagggactcagctttggtaGTGATGATGTAAACGGCGCTTAAGTCTAATCTGATTGTTGCCATTTGTTCTACTTGTTTGCATTGAAGCAATCATAAAAAATTgctctaattttattcttttttttaaaaaaaagtttcttccCTGGACTATTACGGGACAGCAAGTATCGTTCATTCAGAAAATGGTGAAGCTTACCATACTGGGAGTCGAGTCCACTgctgcttttgtagagctcttcaaaataaataagcctgatctctcaacatcagcTTCCATAAGTTGCTCTTCCCACATCCGGCATGTTTAAGAACACTCTTGGACAAATGTCCAGCAGCAAATTTGATTCGAGTCAAAACATAGTCGTCGAATCGCGTTCAGAAAGCATCGTAACACTTGTGTCTTTTCATTCCAGCTGGCTCTAGACATGTGGAGGAAGTTGATGATCGAACCTCTTCAGGCCGTCCTGATCCGGATGTTGctaaatgaaatcaaaaagtatgtttgttttttctcttatttgCACAGTAATCAGCTTAACCGACTCAATGggcttgtggtagagtgtccatccGAAATTGGAAGGTTGTGAGTCATACCAAACACCCTAACAATGTGACTCCCCGCTTGACACTCAggattaaggggttggattcgGGCATTAAATCAACAACTGCTTCCTGGGAGCAGctatgtctgcagctcaccactcccccaaaTGTTGAGGACAAGTAtgaaactacttaaaaaaacagtttttgtacaGGAACATTCCTTTATAATTTACCCCATCCCTCATTTAGGGATCAAAACACCTTCAAGTCTTGGAGTTTTCTGGTAAAAATCTAATCCTGTCTTTAAATTCTTGGATTAGTTTGAAGTATGCAACTTTTCATGCTCTcaggattttcagaataaaacctcagagttaaaaaaacagcGGCTCTGGCTGCACAGCACAGCTGACTCAAAAGTGCAGAGTGTGTGTTAATATAGATTTGTGTGTGATGAAGTTACCCACAAACCCTCTGTGGCTGTAACTACCAGACAACAACTGCTAAGGCAGATTGAGAATGTCGGCCCGAGCAGATCGGATAACTTGGCGCAGAGCTCTCCGATTTCTGGTTTGAGCTTTGGAAGTCCAGAAAGACATCCACATCCACCTTTCATTCATGTGTTGTTTGTCTGTTACAGCGATCGCTGTGGCGAGAACCCCAACCAGAAGGTGATCCACGGCGTTATCAACTCCTTTGTTCATGTTGAACAGTACAAGAAGAAGTTTCCGCTAAAGGTCAGTCGAAAAATTGCCacaattttctaataaatatccTAAAACTGTAATTATGAACAAAAGAAGAACAAGTTCAACATGTCtgtttaacccttaaacaccagagctccagtgtttatgttctttgattttctgaaagtttttagttgttaacacgatcaatgtaattccaatagattgtgaaggagaaaagcggcgcttttctccttcacaatctactggaattacattgatcgtgttaacggttgaaaagttactgtatgATAAAGATTtctgtgtttaagcatcactgatgacgcctcaggtgcttgcttaaagctgattttttgggggggtttctGTGTTGCAGTTTTATCAGGAAATCTTTGAAGGGCCTTTTCTGATGAAAACCGGGGAATATTACAAGCAGGAAGCCTCCAACCTAATGCAGGAATCCAACTGCTCGCAGTACATGGAGAAGGTAAGACACACGAGAGACGACCCAACCAACGCAGACTTTTAGGCTTTCGGTTTGTTTGCAGACGGGGGAAATGATTGCTGTGGAGATCTGAAGGCAGCTCTGCTTTTAACACAAGAGTGACCCCTGGGTGACCTCTGGGTCGCGACTGTTTTAAAAGCAGAGCTGCAAGTGGATCGTAGAACacgtttctgatgtttttctgttacactgaggTCACTTAAGGGTTATTTTCATCAACTGTCACTCACAGCTGTGTTGGTCACACTCACTGACTGTGGTAAATTCTAAGGAAAGGTAATAAGGTATATGTCATCTTGAGACTTTTATTCTATTAAATTGGTCTTGAGTAGAATGAGACGATTGTGTCTCCGCCTTATGGGAGCCAAAACAACTTGCATTTATTCTGAACATGATTCATGCGGCAGGGACGTCCTGTCAATGTACAGATGCGTTGAGAGGTTTGTCCAGTGGTCGACACACCTTACATAAATCCAGAAGCCACAACAAGACTACAAAAGTCGAAGTTATGCTCAACTCAGACCCAAACTGTGCTAACCGCTGCTCTCTTTGCGCTTGTCTCCGCCCTACAGGTCTTGGCGCGGTTGAAAGACGAAGAGGTTCGGTGTCGGAAGTACCTACACCCCAGCTCCTATGCCAAAGTCATTCATGAATGCCAGCAGAGGATGGTGGCTGATCATCTCCAGTTCCTGCACGGAGAGTGCCAGAACATAATCCGGCAGGAAAAGAGGGAAGGTCAGTGCgctgtttttatttgcttcttTCTTTAATATGTCAGTGATGACATTGTATCAATTGTTGTTCCACGCAGACATGGCGAACATGTACACCCTGCTGAGGGCTGTCTCCAACGGGTTGCCTCACATGAtccaggagctgcaggttcACATCCACAACGAGGGCATCAGAGGCACCAGTAACCTCTCTCAGGAAAACGTCAGTAGCACAGCATCGTCTGcatggttgaaaaaaaataaaaaatctcacTGTTCCTCTAATCTGATGTGTGCAGATGCCAACCCTGTTCGTAGAGTCAGTTCTGGAGGTCCACAGTAAATTTGTTCAGCTCATCAACACAGTCCTGAATGGAGATCAGCACTTCATGAGTGCCCTCGATAAGGTATCGTGAGAAAGAAGTGGCGTATTTCTCCTATAATGATTCAAACTAAAACTTCAACCATCCTCAGGCTTTGACATCGGTCGTAAACTTCAGAGAGCCTAAATCCATCTGCAAAGCTCCGGAACTTGTGAGTACATGTGCAGAAACAAACGCATGTGTCATTAGAGCCGGTCGCAGGTCATTGACCGTCTCGTTCTCCCTCCTGTCGCTTCTCCACGCAGCTGGCAAAATACTGTGACAACCTGCTTAAAAAGTCTGCAAAGGGAATGACGGAAAACGAAGTGGAAGACAAGCTGACCAGCTTCATCACAGTCTTCAAGTACATAGATGACAAAGACATCTTTCAAAAGGTAATCACGGCTGGGCGTGACCGAGTCTTTCTAAAGTCTCTGGGGTTGACCCGTAAGGGTTCTGCGAGTTATTGAGTTCCCTGGgccgtggagggtcatagataGGTGCAACTGCATCTTGAagggagcgcaggtgtgtccTGATGTTCTCCTACGAGCACCTTAAGGGACGTCAAAAATATGATAACAGATCGTTGGCACTGGGAAGCTCATCTTTACAGTAATAACCAGTAATTGGACtgttttcatgtatattttatattgaaTGGGATACATGttgttcctaatagatcccTAGCAATGATTTACAGTTACATTTAATAGTCAGTAAATGGTCTGAATGTTTCCAGATGTATTCTCAGTTTTAAACCGATACTTGTTCCAGTGAGATCTCTTGCTGTACCTTAAAAATGTTAAGTATAATGTGATTATATCGTAAAAGAAAAGGTGtgcatttttataaagaaacaaaaagcaaatctaaattctgtgtttttgtagaCAAGGAAATATCAGCTTTCGACCACAGTTGCAGGGGAAATATCGGTTATTGGTATCAGCCGAAGAAAATTATACCAGCTCATCACTACTCAGAAGGGCATTTGTAAATgaggttttacttttttaacagcAGAAATGTCTCAAGTGTCCAAGAATAACTTACTCTCTTTGAACTACCGTTTGCACAACAAAAGTAATTCCAACACATTCTAACGTAGATGCCCAACACTTCATGTGATGCAGTGGCACAAAGCTGCTTATCTTCACaacagtagctgcgtttccatgtGCAACATGTGCTCGATCGGATTAGAAAAGAACTGTGTACATGGACCCTGTAGAAAGGTTTACATACGTCAAGTTTGAtcggaataaatcattttgacatgcgcAGAGCTTTCTATGCTTTCTATATTACCAGAAACGACCATGAAAGACAAAGTAGCCAGTTCTGT containing:
- the cul2 gene encoding cullin-2, with protein sequence MSLKPRVVDFDETWNKLLTTIKAVVMLDYVERATWNDRFSDIYALCVAYPEPLGERLYTETKIFLENHVRQLYKKVLESEEKVLVMYHRYWEEYSKGADYMDCLYRYLNTQFIKKNKLTEADLQYGYGGVDMNEPLMEIGELALDMWRKLMIEPLQAVLIRMLLNEIKNDRCGENPNQKVIHGVINSFVHVEQYKKKFPLKFYQEIFEGPFLMKTGEYYKQEASNLMQESNCSQYMEKVLARLKDEEVRCRKYLHPSSYAKVIHECQQRMVADHLQFLHGECQNIIRQEKREDMANMYTLLRAVSNGLPHMIQELQVHIHNEGIRGTSNLSQENMPTLFVESVLEVHSKFVQLINTVLNGDQHFMSALDKALTSVVNFREPKSICKAPELLAKYCDNLLKKSAKGMTENEVEDKLTSFITVFKYIDDKDIFQKFYARMLAKRLIHGLSLSMDSEEAMINKLKQACGYEFTSKLHRMYTDMSVSADLNNKFNNFIKTQETVVDLGISFQIYVLQAGAWPLTHVPSSTFAIPQELEKSVQMFELFYNQHFSGRKLTWLHYLCTGEVKMNYLSKPYVAMVTTYQMAVLLAFNNSQTVTYKELQDGTQMNEKELQKTIKSLLDVKMLNHDSEKEDIETESTFSLNMSFTSKRTKFKITTSMQKDTPQEMEQTRSAVDEDRKMYLQAAIVRIMKARKVLRHNALIQEVINQSKARFNPSISMIKKCIEVLIDKQYIERSQTSADEYSYVA